A section of the Primulina eburnea isolate SZY01 chromosome 1, ASM2296580v1, whole genome shotgun sequence genome encodes:
- the LOC140814891 gene encoding 14-3-3 protein 1 — protein MALSREQYLYMAKLAEQAERYEEMVKFMDSLVVSSSGAELSVEERNLLSVAYKNVIGSLRAAWRIVSSIEQKEEGRKNDEHVILVKEYRSKIENELSQVCAGILKILSDILIPSAASSESKVFYLKMKGDYHRYLAEFKVGNERKEAAEDTMLAYKAAQDIALADLPPTHPIRLGLALNFSVFYYEILNSSEKACSMAKQAFEEAIAELDTLGEESYKDSTLIMQLLRDNLTLWTSDMQDQIDEA, from the exons ATGGCTTTGAGTCGCGAGCAGTATCTCTACATGGCTAAGCTAGCCGAGCAAGCCGAGCGTTACGAAGAGATGGTTAAGTTCATGGACAGCCTTGTTGTCAGCTCCTCTGGCGCCGAGCTGTCTGTGGAGGAGCGCAACCTTCTCTCCGTCGCGTACAAGAACGTTATCGGCTCCCTACGTGCAGCGTGGCGCATAGTCTCCTCTATCGAGCAAAAGGAAGAGGGGCGTAAGAACGACGAACACGTAATTCTCGTCAAGGAGTATAGATCTAAGATCGAGAACGAGCTGTCACAAGTTTGCGCCGGAATTCTCAAGATCCTTAGTGATATTTTGATCCCTTCGGCTGCTTCTAGCGAATCGAAGGTATTTTATCTGAAAATGAAGGGAGATTATCATCGGTACTTGGCCGAGTTTAAAGTTGGGAATGAGCGCAAAGAGGCTGCTGAGGATACTATGTTGGCTTACAAAGCTGCCCAG GACATTGCACTTGCTGATCTTCCTCCAACTCATCCAATACGATTGGGCTTGGCTCTGAATTTCTCGGTTTTTTACTATGAAATTCTGAATTCATCAGAGAAAGCTTGCAGCATGGCCAAACAG GCTTTTGAGGAAGCCATTGCAGAGTTGGATACATTGGGTGAAGAGTCATACAAGGATAGCACTCTTATCATGCAACTTCTCAGGGACAATCTCACTCTTTGGACCTCAGATATGCAG